In Flavobacterium endoglycinae, one DNA window encodes the following:
- a CDS encoding 4'-phosphopantetheinyl transferase superfamily protein produces the protein MIGNDIIDLAQSRIESNWQRKGFIEKLFTTEEQQFIKEYHEPEIMVWLLWSMKEAAYKIYNRQTKIREFSPKKLCCSFDSLKFDQVEGKVSCGEKAYYTQTVITNECIHTIAVNDFKDINNVIEVENPEIVKDKNGIPYLKTAETLQDISISHHGRFEKKVTLLNSLLNQKG, from the coding sequence ATGATTGGTAACGACATTATAGACCTTGCGCAGTCACGTATAGAAAGCAACTGGCAGCGCAAAGGGTTTATAGAAAAGCTTTTTACCACTGAAGAACAACAGTTTATAAAGGAGTATCACGAACCAGAAATAATGGTTTGGCTTTTATGGAGCATGAAAGAAGCGGCGTATAAAATTTACAACCGCCAGACCAAAATACGCGAATTCAGTCCGAAAAAACTTTGCTGTTCCTTTGATTCTTTAAAATTCGATCAAGTTGAGGGAAAAGTTAGCTGCGGTGAGAAAGCTTATTATACCCAAACTGTAATTACCAATGAATGCATTCATACCATTGCTGTAAATGATTTTAAAGATATAAACAATGTGATTGAAGTTGAAAATCCAGAAATTGTAAAAGATAAAAATGGCATTCCGTATTTAAAAACCGCTGAAACACTTCAGGATATTTCTATAAGTCATCACGGAAGATTTGAAAAAAAAGTAACGTTACTTAATTCTCTTCTGAATCAAAAAGGATAG
- a CDS encoding acyl carrier protein, which yields MDKTALIEKLKGIIKPFTTNTEAFENLTEETDFINDLNINSANLVDIVLDIEENFDIVIDNADMERMLDVKTAVEIIETKLAEK from the coding sequence ATGGACAAAACAGCACTTATAGAGAAATTAAAAGGAATTATAAAGCCTTTTACGACAAATACAGAAGCATTTGAAAACCTAACCGAAGAAACTGATTTTATTAATGATCTGAATATCAATTCTGCAAATCTGGTAGATATTGTGCTGGACATCGAAGAAAATTTTGATATCGTAATTGATAATGCAGATATGGAACGAATGCTTGACGTAAAAACGGCTGTAGAAATCATCGAAACCAAACTAGCCGAAAAATGA
- a CDS encoding beta-ketoacyl-[acyl-carrier-protein] synthase family protein: MKKRIVITGLGVAAPNGVGISAFTNALQNGISGIRHDSQLEELQFSCQIAGQPQISDELKAQYFTELELRGFNSTGILYGVIAGMEAWNNAGLPLNEHPDWDSGAIFGSGTSGIDKFRESIYKIDDLQTRRLGSTVVAQTMNSGVSAYLGGKIGLGNQVTTNSSACATGAEAILMAYDRIRSGQAKRILAGSTSDSGPYIWGGFDALRVCSSKFNDTPEEGSRPMSVSAAGFVPGSGAGAFVIEDLETALERNAVIYAEVLGGSVNSGGQRDGGTMTAPNSTAVQRCITTAVENAGINPNEIDAINGHLTATTKDSLEIENWTKALKRSGADFPYINSLKSLTGHCLSASGSIESVAAVLQIHEGFLFGNTNCSDLHPEIEALIDPSKVLMKTIKTNPKIIAKASFGFGDVNACILFKKFEN; this comes from the coding sequence ATGAAAAAGCGAATTGTAATAACGGGTCTTGGAGTAGCTGCACCAAATGGTGTGGGAATTTCGGCGTTTACAAATGCGCTTCAAAACGGTATTTCGGGTATCCGACATGATTCTCAGCTGGAAGAATTGCAGTTTTCATGCCAGATTGCGGGACAGCCACAAATATCGGATGAATTGAAAGCGCAGTATTTTACAGAACTTGAACTTCGTGGATTTAACAGTACAGGAATCTTATATGGCGTTATTGCCGGTATGGAAGCTTGGAACAATGCAGGATTGCCATTAAACGAACATCCGGATTGGGACAGCGGCGCCATCTTCGGATCTGGAACTTCTGGAATTGATAAATTCCGCGAAAGCATTTATAAAATTGACGATCTCCAAACCCGTCGATTAGGAAGTACTGTCGTGGCACAAACCATGAACAGCGGTGTCAGCGCTTATCTTGGCGGTAAAATTGGATTGGGTAATCAAGTTACCACCAATTCTTCTGCCTGTGCGACAGGCGCAGAAGCCATTTTAATGGCGTATGACCGAATCCGATCTGGACAAGCAAAACGAATTCTTGCAGGAAGTACTTCAGACAGCGGTCCGTATATTTGGGGAGGATTTGATGCGCTTCGGGTATGTTCTTCCAAATTTAATGATACACCTGAAGAAGGTTCAAGACCTATGAGTGTTTCTGCAGCCGGTTTTGTTCCCGGAAGCGGCGCCGGAGCTTTTGTCATTGAAGATCTAGAAACTGCTTTAGAACGCAACGCTGTGATTTATGCCGAAGTATTAGGCGGAAGCGTAAACTCTGGCGGACAGCGAGATGGAGGTACAATGACGGCTCCCAACAGCACGGCCGTACAAAGATGTATTACCACTGCCGTTGAAAATGCTGGAATAAATCCAAACGAAATTGATGCCATAAACGGGCATTTGACTGCCACTACAAAAGATAGTCTTGAAATCGAAAACTGGACAAAAGCACTAAAACGAAGCGGTGCTGATTTTCCGTACATTAACTCTTTGAAAAGTCTTACCGGGCATTGTTTAAGTGCTTCGGGTAGCATAGAAAGTGTTGCTGCGGTATTGCAGATTCACGAAGGTTTTTTGTTTGGAAATACGAATTGTTCCGATCTTCATCCCGAAATAGAAGCCCTTATTGATCCTTCCAAAGTGCTGATGAAAACGATTAAAACCAACCCTAAAATAATTGCTAAAGCCAGTTTTGGTTTTGGCGATGTAAATGCTTGTATATTATTTAAAAAATTTGAAAACTAA
- a CDS encoding 3-hydroxyacyl-ACP dehydratase FabZ family protein, which translates to MNLTDIVKQLPYSEPFLFVDELLHADENGVTGTYTYNENLDFYKGHFKDNPVTPGVILTETMAQIGMVCLGIFLLGNELAENTVIAFTSADMEFLKPVYPNEKVTVTSEKMFFRFGKLKCSAVMKNEAGQEVCKGILAGMITKKL; encoded by the coding sequence ATGAATTTAACTGATATTGTAAAACAACTTCCGTACAGCGAACCTTTTCTATTTGTAGACGAACTGCTCCATGCCGATGAAAACGGTGTAACCGGAACCTATACCTACAACGAAAACCTTGATTTTTACAAAGGCCATTTCAAAGATAATCCCGTAACTCCGGGTGTAATTTTAACTGAAACCATGGCACAGATTGGAATGGTCTGTTTGGGAATATTTTTATTGGGAAATGAACTTGCAGAAAATACCGTAATTGCCTTTACTTCTGCCGATATGGAGTTTTTAAAACCTGTTTATCCCAATGAAAAAGTAACGGTAACTTCTGAAAAGATGTTCTTCCGATTTGGGAAATTAAAATGCAGTGCCGTAATGAAAAATGAAGCCGGACAAGAAGTCTGCAAAGGCATTTTGGCGGGAATGATAACGAAGAAATTATGA
- a CDS encoding type III polyketide synthase produces the protein MSVKIITAVKQLPQYSRTTEEILPFVDIWLEGQEERFIRKVKKIFEGASVDKRYSIMEPSEVFTATSFEEKNDIYSREMIVLGHQVLEKALEKKGWDPQSLDYIITVSCTGIMIPSLDAYLINKMKLRQDIVRLPVTEMGCAAGISGIIYAKNFLKSNPGKRAAVIAVESPTATFQLDDFSMPNIVSAAIFGDGSACCLLSSKEEDYGPEILDEQMYHFYDAEHMMGFKLTNSGLQMVLDIEVPDTIASHFGDIIHPFLKQNNLDIKDIDHMIFHPGGKKIVTTVESLFAGLEKNIDDTKEILKQYGNMSSATVLYVLENIMNRNPKKGEKGLMLSFGPGFSAQRVLLQW, from the coding sequence ATGAGTGTCAAGATAATCACCGCTGTCAAACAGCTTCCGCAATATTCACGTACTACCGAAGAAATACTTCCGTTTGTCGATATATGGCTCGAAGGTCAGGAAGAACGTTTTATACGAAAAGTAAAAAAAATATTCGAGGGCGCTTCCGTCGATAAACGCTATTCCATAATGGAGCCTTCGGAAGTTTTTACCGCCACTTCATTCGAAGAAAAAAATGATATTTACAGCCGTGAAATGATCGTTCTAGGACATCAAGTTCTTGAAAAAGCCTTAGAAAAAAAAGGCTGGGATCCGCAGAGTTTAGATTATATCATTACAGTAAGCTGCACCGGAATTATGATTCCTTCACTAGACGCTTATTTAATTAATAAAATGAAATTAAGGCAAGATATTGTCCGTCTCCCCGTAACCGAAATGGGCTGTGCCGCCGGAATATCAGGAATTATTTATGCGAAGAATTTCCTAAAATCAAATCCCGGTAAACGGGCCGCAGTAATTGCCGTGGAATCGCCAACTGCTACTTTTCAGCTGGATGATTTTTCAATGCCGAATATTGTCAGCGCCGCGATTTTTGGAGATGGCTCAGCCTGCTGTTTATTATCTTCAAAAGAAGAAGATTACGGCCCTGAAATTCTCGACGAACAGATGTATCATTTTTATGATGCCGAACACATGATGGGTTTTAAACTAACCAACAGCGGACTGCAGATGGTTTTGGATATCGAAGTACCTGATACGATTGCTTCTCATTTTGGCGATATCATTCATCCATTTTTAAAACAGAATAATCTGGATATTAAAGATATCGATCATATGATTTTTCATCCTGGAGGAAAAAAAATTGTAACCACTGTTGAATCTCTTTTTGCCGGATTGGAAAAGAATATAGACGATACGAAAGAAATTCTAAAACAATACGGCAATATGTCAAGCGCTACCGTTTTGTATGTTTTGGAAAATATTATGAACCGAAATCCAAAAAAAGGAGAAAAAGGTTTAATGCTGAGTTTTGGTCCCGGATTTTCGGCTCAAAGAGTTTTATTGCAATGGTAA
- a CDS encoding methyltransferase domain-containing protein, which yields MSVNTKYRTEETEIMDDFSLQSEELIGALDQIASINQLLGGNKLTLHGIKQLLKKIDTSKTITIADIGCGNGDMLRMLAKYGKKRNLQFKLIGIDANAFTIDYAKKLSKNYPNIEYVCMDIFSEDFHQLHYDIVLCTLTLHHFTTNQIAAVMDILNRNASIGIVINDLHRSKLAYRLFELISVVFNLNRMSRNDGLISILKGFKKNELEQFSKKLNLKNYSINWKWAFRYQWIITKI from the coding sequence ATGAGCGTAAATACCAAATATAGAACAGAAGAAACTGAAATAATGGACGATTTTTCGCTTCAAAGCGAAGAACTTATCGGCGCACTCGATCAAATTGCCTCCATTAATCAGCTGCTGGGGGGAAATAAACTCACACTGCACGGTATAAAACAACTTTTAAAAAAAATTGACACTTCGAAAACTATTACCATTGCCGACATAGGCTGTGGAAATGGTGATATGCTGCGAATGCTCGCTAAATATGGAAAGAAACGCAATCTTCAATTTAAATTAATAGGTATTGATGCCAATGCTTTTACAATTGATTATGCCAAGAAACTTTCAAAAAATTATCCGAATATAGAATACGTATGTATGGATATTTTTAGCGAAGATTTCCATCAGCTGCACTATGATATTGTTTTGTGCACGCTGACATTACATCATTTTACAACCAATCAAATTGCAGCAGTAATGGACATTCTAAACCGAAATGCTTCAATAGGAATCGTAATAAATGATCTGCACAGAAGCAAACTCGCTTACCGATTATTTGAATTGATCAGTGTTGTTTTCAATCTAAATAGAATGTCGCGCAACGATGGTTTGATTTCTATTTTAAAAGGATTCAAAAAAAATGAACTGGAGCAATTCTCCAAAAAACTAAATCTAAAAAACTACTCCATAAACTGGAAATGGGCTTTTCGCTACCAGTGGATAATTACAAAAATATGA
- a CDS encoding NAD(P)/FAD-dependent oxidoreductase has protein sequence MRTNSDVLIIGGGLAGLAGAVHLSQKGLKVTLIEKNTYPRHKVCGEYISNEILPYLSWLGLNISELHPTSISNFEFTAQNGKTAKTKLPLGGFGISRYVLDNFLFQKAVENGCAIVTETVTNISFKSDVFTVNTSEQIFSTKIVLGAYGKRSNIDQVLSRDFISKKSPWLAVKAHYSGDFDESLVGLYNFQGGYCGVSKVENDIINICYLADFETFKKYKNIEEYQKSVLYKNKKLQFVFENSTSLFEKPLTISQISFDKKEPVENHIVMIGDTAGLIHPMCGNGMAMAIHSAKIASELVLDFHNGRIKSRNAFEQKYIEEWKKHFSRRLFFGRILAKALTHKKITHVLTTLAATIPAILSVIIKQTHGRPITIE, from the coding sequence ATGAGAACAAATTCGGATGTATTAATTATAGGAGGAGGACTTGCCGGTCTGGCAGGTGCCGTACATTTATCCCAAAAGGGATTGAAAGTCACTCTTATCGAAAAAAATACATATCCCAGGCATAAAGTCTGTGGAGAATATATTTCAAACGAAATTCTTCCGTATTTATCTTGGCTTGGTTTAAATATTTCAGAACTTCATCCTACTTCAATCTCCAACTTTGAATTTACGGCGCAAAACGGCAAAACAGCAAAAACTAAACTTCCGTTAGGCGGTTTCGGAATCAGCCGCTACGTGCTAGATAATTTCTTATTTCAAAAAGCAGTCGAAAACGGCTGTGCGATTGTTACTGAAACCGTTACAAATATTTCTTTTAAAAGTGATGTTTTTACCGTTAACACATCTGAACAAATCTTTTCCACTAAAATAGTTCTCGGGGCTTATGGCAAAAGATCAAATATCGATCAAGTCCTTTCAAGAGATTTCATTTCAAAAAAATCACCTTGGCTCGCTGTAAAAGCACATTACTCTGGAGATTTTGATGAAAGTCTCGTGGGTTTGTATAATTTTCAAGGCGGTTACTGCGGTGTTTCAAAAGTAGAAAATGACATTATAAACATTTGTTACCTAGCCGATTTTGAAACTTTTAAAAAATACAAAAACATCGAAGAGTATCAGAAATCAGTACTTTATAAAAATAAAAAACTACAATTTGTTTTTGAAAACAGCACTTCCCTATTCGAAAAACCATTAACCATCAGCCAGATTTCATTCGATAAAAAAGAACCTGTGGAAAACCATATTGTAATGATTGGAGATACAGCAGGTTTAATTCATCCAATGTGCGGCAACGGTATGGCAATGGCCATTCATAGTGCCAAAATAGCCTCTGAACTTGTACTTGATTTTCATAACGGCAGAATAAAATCCCGAAATGCATTCGAACAAAAGTATATTGAAGAATGGAAAAAGCATTTCAGCAGAAGACTTTTCTTTGGAAGAATACTAGCCAAAGCATTGACGCATAAAAAAATTACCCATGTATTGACTACCCTTGCAGCAACGATTCCGGCGATATTATCGGTAATTATAAAACAAACGCATGGTCGTCCCATAACAATTGAATAA
- a CDS encoding aldo/keto reductase, with product MNSEKPKNEINRRKFLQHTVKFAAAGMYLGAFGMPELFANEIINTGKGAAGIPDVKLNNGVKMPMLGFGTYGLSGEVCQQSVKEAISAGYRLLDTAKVYGNEEAVGRGIKESGIPRKELFVTSKLWVDDAGYETAKKGFEETLRKLQLDYLDLYLIHRPRGDVKGSWKAMEELYQAGKIKAIGISNFDPVQLADLLSYAKVKPVINQIETHAYFQQNNDFKVLKQHNIHMEAWAPFAEGRNGLFTDEVLTQIAKKYNKTTAQVSLRWHFQRGIVAIPRSSQKAHIVENLDIFDFKLADADMKAIEQLDLNKTQFPEWS from the coding sequence ATGAACTCTGAAAAACCAAAAAATGAAATAAACCGTCGCAAATTTTTACAGCATACTGTGAAATTCGCTGCGGCTGGAATGTATTTGGGTGCATTTGGAATGCCTGAATTATTCGCAAATGAAATAATAAATACAGGTAAAGGCGCTGCCGGAATTCCAGATGTGAAATTGAATAATGGTGTAAAAATGCCAATGCTTGGATTTGGAACTTACGGACTTAGCGGAGAAGTTTGCCAGCAATCTGTCAAAGAAGCTATATCTGCGGGATACCGTCTTTTGGATACTGCAAAAGTGTATGGAAATGAAGAAGCAGTAGGGAGGGGAATAAAAGAAAGTGGTATCCCTAGAAAAGAACTTTTTGTTACTTCGAAACTCTGGGTTGATGATGCAGGTTATGAAACTGCGAAAAAAGGTTTTGAAGAAACTTTGAGAAAATTACAACTGGATTATCTTGATTTGTATTTAATACACCGTCCAAGAGGTGATGTAAAAGGTTCTTGGAAAGCAATGGAAGAACTTTACCAAGCAGGAAAAATCAAGGCTATTGGTATAAGCAATTTTGATCCTGTTCAGCTGGCAGATCTTTTGTCTTATGCAAAAGTAAAACCAGTTATAAATCAAATTGAAACACATGCGTATTTTCAGCAAAACAATGATTTTAAAGTATTAAAACAGCATAATATTCATATGGAAGCATGGGCGCCTTTTGCCGAAGGCCGTAATGGTCTTTTTACAGATGAAGTATTAACCCAGATTGCTAAAAAGTACAATAAAACCACAGCGCAGGTAAGTTTAAGATGGCATTTTCAGCGTGGTATTGTTGCGATTCCAAGATCTTCACAAAAAGCTCATATTGTAGAAAACCTAGATATATTTGATTTCAAACTTGCTGATGCAGATATGAAAGCAATTGAACAGCTTGATTTGAATAAAACCCAGTTTCCAGAATGGAGCTAA
- a CDS encoding glycoside hydrolase family 16 protein, translating into MRKLNKITVLLTCILGFSSCAESSVTEKSSVDASTNGSTKKVAGSPWVKQFEDTFDVGSNLSQWTKEQRADYNSWYCDYSSSVPSTQWRDGKQCLEIKTTKLNAYKYQSGFITSNYQYKPENNTEYMLSANIKLIAMDGGTYKSFKDTYGAWPAFWSVQGNGWPTKGEIDIMEGYSFAPNASRFTSNIFYGTTVGTNSLGNSAERNYPSSFNVDANNGWHLYESFWKMKDNVVTVTIKVDNNTVATYTNSSVSNLNFNNFGTHSIIFNLNVGSKDSNFIDPNKINLFTTVMMWVDDVTVYKRPI; encoded by the coding sequence ATGAGAAAATTAAACAAGATTACCGTATTGCTAACATGCATTTTAGGATTTTCTTCTTGCGCTGAAAGTTCTGTAACCGAAAAATCATCAGTTGATGCGAGTACAAATGGAAGTACTAAAAAAGTCGCCGGATCTCCCTGGGTAAAACAATTTGAAGACACCTTTGATGTAGGATCTAATTTGTCACAATGGACAAAAGAACAACGAGCCGATTATAACTCGTGGTATTGTGACTATTCTAGTTCAGTGCCCAGTACACAATGGAGAGATGGAAAACAATGCTTGGAAATCAAGACTACAAAGTTAAATGCCTATAAATACCAATCTGGTTTTATAACTTCTAATTACCAATACAAGCCCGAAAATAACACAGAGTACATGCTGTCGGCGAATATTAAGTTAATAGCGATGGACGGCGGTACTTATAAATCTTTTAAAGATACGTATGGGGCGTGGCCGGCGTTTTGGTCTGTACAGGGAAATGGCTGGCCAACAAAAGGAGAAATCGATATTATGGAGGGGTATTCATTTGCGCCCAATGCAAGTCGTTTTACTTCGAATATTTTTTACGGAACTACTGTAGGTACAAACTCATTAGGAAATTCAGCCGAAAGAAATTATCCGTCTAGTTTTAATGTAGATGCAAATAACGGATGGCATTTATATGAATCTTTCTGGAAAATGAAAGACAACGTAGTGACCGTAACTATTAAGGTTGATAACAATACTGTTGCCACCTATACGAATAGCAGTGTATCCAATCTAAATTTCAATAATTTTGGGACACATTCTATTATTTTTAATTTGAATGTAGGTTCAAAAGATTCTAATTTTATCGATCCTAATAAAATAAATTTATTTACAACGGTAATGATGTGGGTAGATGATGTTACGGTTTATAAAAGACCAATTTAA
- a CDS encoding endo-1,4-beta-xylanase, with amino-acid sequence MKSKFLLMLASIVFFLNACSKDDNETVEALETPVANAPKDVNDNGFRAKWNYVSYSKSYLLDVSTTEDFTTFVPNYNAKEVTDLNDVVVGLTGGTQYFYRVRAKSGTEISNYSNVISVVTTGSSGIPEDPTFLKVKVNKLANPFFVGMAIKASQLTNGSPYDIILKNEFSSISAEYEMKMDQISTASGIYNWTVADKIVAYGNANNINVHGHALVWHNSVPQWLKDFSGTDAEFAAEVKKYITDVVTHYAGKVKSWDVVNEAVDDNGGTMRNTIFLQRMGPNYVKDCFQWARAAATAAGDTSLLLFYNDYATSANTAKQDKVFSLLDDLKAAKVIDGVGFQMHNTYLSPTKAQIEADLNKAVAKGLKIHVSELDIQVNQFNDISTFTNERRLAQKAKYKEMVKIYNALPAANKYALTIWGMRDNESWIPYNTELNHPGNDWPLLYDANFAVKSSHTGFLEGLD; translated from the coding sequence ATGAAAAGTAAATTTTTATTAATGCTGGCCAGCATCGTCTTTTTTTTAAATGCATGCTCGAAAGACGATAATGAAACCGTGGAAGCTCTGGAAACACCAGTTGCAAATGCCCCAAAAGATGTAAATGATAATGGTTTTAGAGCAAAATGGAATTATGTTTCCTATTCTAAAAGTTATCTTTTGGATGTTTCGACTACAGAAGATTTTACCACTTTTGTGCCAAACTACAATGCAAAAGAAGTTACAGATTTAAATGATGTTGTAGTAGGATTAACTGGCGGAACGCAATATTTTTATCGCGTTAGAGCCAAATCAGGAACAGAGATTTCAAATTACTCAAATGTAATTAGTGTTGTTACCACAGGTTCGAGCGGTATACCTGAAGATCCGACCTTTTTAAAGGTAAAAGTAAATAAATTGGCTAATCCATTCTTTGTGGGAATGGCTATAAAAGCTTCACAATTGACCAATGGAAGTCCATATGATATAATTTTGAAAAATGAATTCAGCAGTATTTCTGCCGAATACGAAATGAAAATGGATCAGATTTCTACGGCAAGCGGTATTTACAACTGGACTGTAGCCGATAAAATTGTAGCCTACGGAAATGCTAATAACATTAATGTTCATGGTCATGCTTTGGTGTGGCACAATTCAGTACCACAATGGTTAAAAGATTTCTCTGGTACAGATGCTGAATTTGCTGCAGAAGTCAAAAAATACATTACCGATGTAGTGACACATTATGCTGGAAAAGTAAAATCTTGGGATGTTGTAAATGAAGCTGTAGATGATAATGGCGGTACAATGAGAAATACTATTTTCTTGCAGCGAATGGGACCTAATTACGTAAAAGACTGTTTTCAATGGGCACGAGCTGCCGCAACAGCTGCTGGTGATACTTCATTGTTATTATTTTACAATGATTATGCTACTTCAGCTAATACTGCTAAACAAGATAAAGTTTTTAGTTTATTAGATGATTTAAAAGCTGCTAAAGTAATAGATGGTGTTGGTTTTCAAATGCATAATACCTATTTAAGCCCAACAAAAGCTCAAATTGAAGCTGATTTGAACAAAGCTGTGGCAAAAGGTTTAAAAATCCACGTTTCAGAATTGGATATACAAGTAAACCAATTTAATGATATCTCGACTTTTACAAATGAAAGAAGACTAGCCCAAAAAGCAAAATATAAAGAGATGGTGAAAATTTACAATGCGCTTCCTGCCGCCAATAAATATGCTTTAACCATTTGGGGAATGAGAGATAATGAATCTTGGATTCCATACAACACAGAACTGAATCATCCAGGCAATGACTGGCCTTTATTGTACGATGCTAATTTTGCAGTTAAAAGTTCACACACAGGATTTTTAGAAGGTTTAGATTAA
- a CDS encoding RagB/SusD family nutrient uptake outer membrane protein, producing the protein MKKLFKLFLMGMLIPLLSLFSCSDDFLDAPSENQLTPGDLPEGVTAFDGIAESLYFKPWFAFNDKFLIAVGDMYAGNTFTFDGAYSQFKDAQVTSQNPILTEGYVALFSVIDQSNNLMSLVEDRKSELPEASYKNAIAISRFMRANAYFYLVRTFGAVPIINKAGSAAQPKRNLVSDVYKFIKQDLEYAVENLPERPAKKGYVTKYAAMGILAKVHLTLNEYAQCAALTQKIMGNQYTLIQEYGNLFSSPENNNSAESMFALQWKAIATEWGTQNTNQAYIVPGGTGITGGGDGWGVYLPSISLQNGFEPNDTRKKSTIMTDGDFYPELLKNQGGFTYKKIYSSTAANFRKYIVGSAAERNDVFFMRTSQNTIILRYSDILLMNSEAILAGGTSTTSASALSSFNEVRARAGLPAKTVLTRDDLFNERRIEFALEGQYFFDLKRRGLTEATAIISQQEVGFYSDDARTELISRKITPGSNYFELPLPQSAIDTNPSLLEPPVPFNFN; encoded by the coding sequence TTGCTATCTTTATTTTCCTGTTCAGATGACTTTTTAGATGCACCTTCTGAAAACCAATTAACACCAGGAGATCTGCCTGAAGGCGTTACCGCTTTTGATGGAATTGCCGAAAGTTTGTACTTTAAACCTTGGTTTGCCTTTAACGACAAATTCCTGATTGCTGTAGGCGACATGTATGCTGGAAATACCTTTACTTTTGACGGTGCCTATTCGCAATTTAAAGATGCTCAAGTAACATCTCAAAACCCAATCCTTACAGAAGGATACGTAGCCTTATTTTCGGTTATCGACCAATCGAATAATTTAATGAGTTTAGTCGAAGACAGAAAAAGTGAACTGCCTGAAGCCTCTTATAAAAATGCTATTGCTATTTCAAGATTTATGAGGGCCAACGCTTATTTCTATCTCGTGAGAACTTTTGGAGCTGTACCCATCATTAATAAAGCAGGATCAGCCGCACAGCCAAAAAGAAACCTAGTATCGGATGTGTACAAATTCATCAAACAAGATTTGGAATATGCTGTAGAAAATTTACCTGAAAGACCAGCCAAAAAGGGATACGTTACCAAATATGCCGCAATGGGAATTCTTGCCAAAGTTCATTTAACTTTAAATGAATATGCTCAATGTGCTGCGCTAACCCAAAAAATCATGGGCAATCAGTACACTTTAATTCAAGAATACGGCAACTTATTCAGCAGCCCAGAAAACAACAATAGCGCAGAAAGTATGTTTGCCCTGCAGTGGAAAGCCATTGCGACAGAATGGGGAACACAAAATACAAATCAAGCTTATATAGTTCCGGGAGGTACAGGAATAACTGGCGGCGGCGACGGATGGGGAGTTTATCTTCCATCTATTTCCCTTCAAAACGGATTTGAACCAAATGACACCAGAAAAAAGAGCACCATCATGACCGATGGTGACTTTTATCCTGAATTATTAAAAAATCAGGGCGGTTTTACCTATAAAAAAATATACTCTTCGACAGCGGCTAACTTTAGAAAATATATTGTAGGTTCTGCTGCCGAACGAAATGATGTCTTTTTTATGAGAACATCACAAAACACGATCATTCTAAGATATTCGGATATTTTATTAATGAATTCAGAAGCAATATTGGCAGGAGGAACTTCCACTACTTCGGCCTCAGCTTTAAGTTCATTTAACGAAGTGAGAGCAAGAGCGGGTTTGCCAGCCAAAACGGTACTGACAAGAGATGATTTATTTAATGAAAGAAGAATTGAATTTGCCCTTGAAGGACAATATTTCTTCGATTTAAAACGCCGAGGCTTGACAGAAGCAACTGCTATTATTTCACAGCAGGAAGTTGGATTTTATTCTGATGATGCCAGAACAGAACTAATTTCAAGAAAAATAACTCCAGGAAGTAATTATTTCGAACTGCCTTTGCCGCAATCTGCTATTGATACCAATCCATCTTTATTAGAACCTCCGGTTCCTTTTAACTTTAACTAA